The Shumkonia mesophila genomic interval GGTCGAAGCTGGGCTTCAGCGACGACGGGGTGGCCGTCGACGGCGACGTGTGGTCCGGCCATTTCGGCGTCGACTACAAGGCCAACAGCCGGCTGATCCTCGGGCTGGCCGGCGGCTACGAGGGCCAGGACTTCGACACCTCGCTGATGGACGGCACCGTCGCCGGCAACGGCATGACGGCGGCGCCCTACATGGTCTATCGGATCGACGAAAACCTCAGCCTCGACGCCAGCGGCGGCTATACCCTGCTCGATTACAAAAGCCGCTACCGCGACCCTTTCTATAACGGCGATGCCTATGCGGCGACCGGCGCCGACCGCCGGTTCGCGGCGACCGACCTCAACCTCGCCTATCCCCTCGCCGACGCCTGGCACCTGGACGGCCGCGTCGGCACGCTGTACGCCGACAGCCTGGCCGAAACCCCGCAGGCCGGGGTTTCCTCGGGCGGCCAGGTGGCGGCGGTCGGCGACCTTCGGCTCGGCTATACCTTCGACGTGCTGGACGGCCTGGAGCCCTATGCCTCGATGCTCGGCCGCTACGCCCATGCGGACGGCGCCACGGACAGCGCCGACGGCGGCCTGTCGCTCGGCGCCATCCTCAACGTGCGCGGCGCCCGCCTCCAACTGCAAGGCGCCTCCACCGAAACCAGCGACGCCGAGCCGGTCTACACCGGCCTGCTGAAACTGCGCATCAAGATGTAGGCCGGGCCGGCGGCCGGATCGCCGTCCTTGACAATCGACCTATTATATGATAATAATCCTCTTTCTTTTCCCTTTAGGGAAAGAAGGCTTGTGCGCGTCCCGCCGCTCCCCGGCAAGGTTCGGAAGAACCGCGCAAGACACTGAATTCAAAGGGAAAAATGGCAAAATGACGAGAAATGACGATGTTTTTTTCGGCGATTCCGGTGTTTTCCGTTTATTTTCAGTGCGTTAGGCCTCATCGGCAAAACCGGAAACTCGTCATTTCGGCACCGGCCGCGGCCGGCCCCTCAGGACTCGCCCAGCGCCGCCTCGCGGTCGCGCATGGCGCCGACCACGCTGACCGGGTCGGGATGGACCAGCACCTCGGCCCGCGGATAGGCGGCCAGCAGGGCCCGCTCGACGGCCAGCGCGATCTCGTGGGCGGCGTCGAGCGCCATGTCGTCCTTGAGCTCCAGATGCAGCTGGATGAACACCTGCGGCCCCGAGGAGCGGGTGCGCACGTCGTGGACGCCGAGCACCCCGGGCACCCCCACCGTGACCTCGCGGATGCGAAGGCGGTCGGCCTCGGGCAGTT includes:
- a CDS encoding autotransporter outer membrane beta-barrel domain-containing protein, which gives rise to MADGGPPRPFRAVAGVAFALSLFVPAGPAVADPAATAAPQGVLTSSRLVRSAVTQTGGALAARVQALTGGRQTSPLKPTPDRHVQLFQLGNAGTVFGNAYDADTRALAQKNGIRLVDLPVKTPFGVWADGAWSKLGFSDDGVAVDGDVWSGHFGVDYKANSRLILGLAGGYEGQDFDTSLMDGTVAGNGMTAAPYMVYRIDENLSLDASGGYTLLDYKSRYRDPFYNGDAYAATGADRRFAATDLNLAYPLADAWHLDGRVGTLYADSLAETPQAGVSSGGQVAAVGDLRLGYTFDVLDGLEPYASMLGRYAHADGATDSADGGLSLGAILNVRGARLQLQGASTETSDAEPVYTGLLKLRIKM